Part of the Aquimarina sp. TRL1 genome, ACAATAATACTGATGATTGAGTTGATAAAAACCTTTCTATAGGTACAATGGATAACTAATTAATCTCCCATATAGATTCCTGTAAAAAAAGTACCTGTAAAGCGAACCTGATAATTCCTTCTGATTAACCGGTAACATTTTGCATTGCCAGGACATGTATAGTAAATTATTCCATGTTAGCTCATGGAAGCATTTAGTTAGAGAATAAATAGTATATTAGGTCTAGGAATACGTTTAACGAACATTTGACTCTTAACATTGATTTTAACAACACTTCTTAATATTGCTGTTTTTCAGGGAATTGTTCTGGGAATTATCATTCTAAAGTCTCCTCTGTTTAAGAGTCGTGCCAATAATTATCTGGCCTTTGCTATTTTTTCACTTTCCAATTCATTATTGAGTTTAGTACTGGAAATCACCGAATTAACAAATAAAATTCCACTTCTACGCATTTTTGACATCATAGATTCCGGAGTAATTTTTCCCATCTTTATTTTTCTATTCGTAGTGCATCAGGTACATCACCCGATACGACACTCAAAAAAATTGTGGTGGTTACTCCTTCCCTATCTCTGTGAAGTAGTCAGTAGCGTTATTAATGAGTTTATCGATTTATATCCATCGGCAGGAATGCTTCAATGGTGGGGAGTTGTTTTCGATCTTATACAGCTTTTTATTTCCTTATGTTTTATTCCTACTATTCTAGTATGTACCTATCTATTTATTACATACTCCAAGAATAAACAGGAGAAAAAATGGCTGACCCATTTGTGGCTGTTAACCTTTATATTGTTTGTATCCTGGGTGGTTATCATTTTATTTTCACTTGTTTTTTCCTATGATGTAACCCCGGTAATGCG contains:
- a CDS encoding AraC family transcriptional regulator, whose amino-acid sequence is MILTTLLNIAVFQGIVLGIIILKSPLFKSRANNYLAFAIFSLSNSLLSLVLEITELTNKIPLLRIFDIIDSGVIFPIFIFLFVVHQVHHPIRHSKKLWWLLLPYLCEVVSSVINEFIDLYPSAGMLQWWGVVFDLIQLFISLCFIPTILVCTYLFITYSKNKQEKKWLTHLWLLTFILFVSWVVIILFSLVFSYDVTPVMRMLSLFGTFLIHWIAYSGIFKFRLAKDQEEINALINKRKPAHTEHTDSIIAAVHSPKDTIEKKNTSLTKENPYFQKLEILCIQQQLYRDPTLDRDKVAEKLGISSGYVSQLVNTVTGKNFTSYINHYRVEAVKEIMLDPQFDHYSLLAIGLECGFSSKTTFHSAFKKITGLTPNAYRKKHR